A single region of the Arthrobacter sp. PAMC25564 genome encodes:
- a CDS encoding PEP/pyruvate-binding domain-containing protein, with protein MGKWVRRRRKQHVPLPTPPSSRTGHRSPPPLVGSLTDFGAADVALAGGKGANLAELVRARFPVPAGFIITTAAYTALLDETGLGATLAGLLLAGAEGARIREAFAAASMPPALRDTILAAYRRLGGEAVAVRSSATAEDLPGAAFAGQQDTFLNIAGEDALIRAVEECWASLWTDRAISYRGRLNIRPEDLSIAVVVQTMVDAEVAGVMFSADPVTGRRDGIVLDASRGLGEAVVSGRVTPEHYVATRHGHLRRWTPGGHEVVIRPAPDGGTVESAGEPGNAPSLTKRQLATLAGISRRAEAHFGAPQDMEWAVAGSRVFVLQARPMTALPAEPARLNAFQKKLGPFYAEMFNQRPYPLDVSGWLEHALLVMLREMTASVGVAFPSPAQVLPEEGGVVVALVPPVPRPTLRMLAAPLSVLARARRFELSRWKDDHRLAAYLEEAGRLNRVDPRQLSWQQLTTHVQHIFDAVGPITALRVSYLPGLLLSQLKLWPLLVLLGKRRLGPALIAGAPTRTGDANRELERLAGRVRSDEGLMHLFDVVPPADLLTRLAGDPRYTAFNTAFSDFLTEYGHRESTSVALSSSPTWAETPEVVLGLVKVLLGHQGRTTDQTGQALRELGNHPALRNPWLRRQVFTAVDGSKAGMAFREDTHFYATMLLPPLRRALLELGARLRAAGVLDEAGDVFHLRFEELCAVSDAAALLAADRDRLRTAVLARAAKRQELAATPVVDLDALFLDRKPQRDALVTGMGASRGTATGTVRIVRGPADFGALRSGEILVCPYTNPSWTPLFQRAAAVVVDAGGTGSHAAIVAREYGIPAVMGTRNATAVLTDGQCVTVNGDAGSVTAANERLKR; from the coding sequence ATGGGCAAATGGGTTCGACGACGCCGAAAACAGCACGTGCCCCTCCCGACGCCGCCCTCGAGCCGGACCGGGCACCGCTCCCCGCCACCGCTGGTGGGCTCCCTCACCGATTTCGGGGCAGCGGACGTGGCGCTGGCCGGCGGCAAGGGCGCCAACCTGGCTGAACTGGTCCGGGCCCGGTTCCCGGTGCCGGCCGGTTTCATCATCACGACGGCGGCCTATACCGCCCTGCTTGACGAAACGGGACTGGGGGCAACGCTGGCCGGGCTGCTTCTGGCCGGGGCTGAGGGGGCCCGGATCCGGGAGGCGTTTGCCGCAGCCTCGATGCCGCCCGCCCTGCGCGACACGATCCTGGCCGCCTACCGCCGGCTGGGCGGAGAAGCGGTTGCGGTCCGGTCCAGTGCCACCGCCGAGGACCTGCCCGGGGCCGCGTTCGCCGGCCAACAGGACACTTTCCTGAACATTGCGGGCGAGGACGCGCTCATCCGGGCGGTCGAAGAATGCTGGGCATCGCTCTGGACGGACCGGGCCATCTCCTACCGCGGCCGCCTGAACATCCGGCCGGAGGACCTATCAATCGCCGTCGTCGTCCAGACCATGGTGGATGCCGAGGTTGCCGGTGTGATGTTCAGCGCCGACCCGGTCACCGGGCGCCGGGACGGAATCGTCCTGGACGCCAGCCGGGGACTCGGTGAGGCCGTGGTCTCCGGGCGCGTCACGCCCGAACACTACGTGGCCACCCGCCACGGCCACCTCCGGCGATGGACACCGGGCGGCCACGAGGTGGTCATCCGACCCGCCCCGGACGGAGGCACCGTGGAATCAGCGGGAGAGCCAGGAAACGCCCCGTCGCTGACGAAACGGCAACTGGCCACCCTCGCCGGGATCTCCCGCCGGGCGGAGGCACACTTCGGAGCACCGCAGGACATGGAATGGGCCGTGGCCGGCAGCCGTGTGTTCGTGCTGCAGGCGCGGCCGATGACGGCCCTGCCTGCAGAACCGGCCCGGCTCAACGCCTTCCAGAAGAAGCTCGGCCCGTTTTATGCCGAAATGTTCAACCAGCGACCCTACCCGCTGGATGTGTCCGGCTGGCTGGAGCACGCGCTGCTGGTCATGCTCCGCGAAATGACCGCCAGCGTCGGGGTCGCGTTCCCCTCCCCCGCACAGGTACTCCCCGAAGAAGGCGGGGTCGTCGTCGCGCTTGTTCCCCCGGTGCCGCGCCCAACGCTCAGGATGCTCGCGGCCCCCCTCTCAGTCCTCGCCCGGGCCAGGCGCTTTGAACTGTCCCGCTGGAAGGACGACCATCGCCTCGCCGCGTACCTCGAGGAGGCCGGCCGGCTCAACCGCGTTGATCCGCGGCAGCTTTCCTGGCAGCAACTCACCACCCACGTCCAGCACATCTTTGACGCTGTCGGACCGATCACCGCACTGCGGGTGTCCTACCTGCCCGGGCTGCTGCTGTCCCAGCTCAAGCTCTGGCCCCTGCTGGTCCTGCTGGGGAAGCGGCGGCTCGGACCGGCACTGATCGCCGGGGCACCGACCCGCACCGGCGACGCGAACCGCGAACTCGAACGCCTTGCCGGCCGGGTCCGGTCCGACGAGGGCCTGATGCACCTGTTCGACGTCGTCCCGCCGGCGGACCTGCTGACGCGCCTGGCCGGCGACCCCCGGTACACGGCATTCAACACGGCGTTCAGCGATTTCCTCACCGAGTACGGGCACCGCGAATCCACCAGCGTGGCACTGAGCAGCTCACCGACCTGGGCGGAGACACCGGAGGTGGTCCTGGGACTCGTGAAGGTTCTCCTCGGGCACCAGGGCCGGACCACGGACCAGACCGGCCAGGCCCTGCGCGAACTCGGCAACCACCCGGCCCTGCGCAATCCCTGGCTGCGCCGGCAGGTCTTCACCGCGGTCGATGGGTCCAAGGCGGGGATGGCGTTTCGGGAAGACACCCACTTCTACGCCACCATGCTGCTGCCGCCGCTGCGCCGGGCCTTGCTGGAACTCGGCGCACGGCTGCGGGCAGCAGGGGTCCTCGATGAGGCCGGGGACGTCTTCCACCTGCGCTTTGAGGAACTCTGTGCGGTCAGCGACGCCGCCGCCCTCCTGGCCGCAGACCGGGACCGCCTCCGGACCGCCGTCCTCGCCCGGGCCGCGAAGCGCCAGGAACTGGCCGCGACACCGGTGGTGGATCTGGACGCCCTGTTCCTGGACCGCAAGCCACAGCGCGACGCCCTCGTCACCGGTATGGGTGCCAGCCGCGGCACGGCCACGGGGACCGTCCGCATTGTCCGCGGACCGGCCGACTTCGGCGCGCTGCGGAGCGGGGAGATCCTCGTCTGCCCCTACACGAATCCGTCCTGGACGCCGCTGTTCCAGCGTGCCGCCGCCGTCGTGGTCGATGCCGGCGGGACCGGCTCGCACGCCGCCATCGTGGCCCGCGAATACGGCATTCCCGCCGTCATGGGAACCCGCAACGCCACGGCCGTGCTGACGGACGGGCAGTGTGTCACAGTCAACGGCGACGCCGGATCCGTCACGGCCGCCAATGAGAGACTGAAGCGGTAG
- a CDS encoding isoprenylcysteine carboxylmethyltransferase family protein — translation MTPSGETAAEKRRAALGTALFAAAPATAAGLLPWLLTHWKVQRPVPGGLPAQGAGVLLIGAGAVVIASSFVRFAVEGIGTPAPFAETKHLVVGGLYGFVRNPIYVALAAAVTGQGLLLGQPKLFGLAALGAIPVEAFVRLHEEPGLARKFGSEYEAYRENVPRWLPRLTPWRPATAG, via the coding sequence ATGACACCCTCCGGAGAAACCGCGGCTGAGAAGAGGCGTGCGGCTCTTGGCACCGCCCTGTTCGCGGCCGCGCCCGCGACAGCTGCCGGCCTCCTTCCGTGGCTGTTGACGCACTGGAAAGTTCAACGCCCGGTGCCGGGCGGTCTGCCGGCGCAAGGTGCCGGCGTCCTGCTCATCGGCGCAGGCGCGGTGGTGATCGCGAGTTCCTTCGTCCGGTTCGCCGTCGAGGGAATCGGGACTCCGGCGCCCTTCGCGGAGACCAAACACCTGGTGGTCGGCGGCCTTTACGGTTTCGTGCGGAACCCCATCTACGTGGCCTTGGCGGCCGCCGTCACCGGACAGGGCCTCCTGCTCGGACAGCCGAAGCTGTTCGGCCTGGCAGCGCTGGGCGCGATCCCGGTGGAGGCATTTGTCAGGTTGCACGAGGAGCCTGGGCTGGCGCGCAAATTCGGCAGCGAATATGAGGCGTATCGCGAAAACGTCCCGCGCTGGCTGCCGCGGCTCACTCCCTGGCGGCCCGCAACGGCTGGCTAG
- a CDS encoding ATP-binding protein — protein sequence MKSLLSDEVVAVRGVLTDTHPVDFHVLGVAGAIDRLAHPLRERGTVVHLETPHHGMEVDRQSATLLYRAAQELLSNIYKFAQASAVTVRLGCVAHGISHGIQLKVTDDGGGFDIPDATAGRHTGMGLRLMRLAVGSAGGEMTIHSAAAGTCVTITLPLD from the coding sequence ATGAAATCACTACTGAGCGATGAAGTCGTCGCCGTACGTGGCGTCCTCACTGATACCCATCCGGTCGATTTCCATGTCCTTGGAGTCGCCGGCGCAATTGACCGCTTGGCTCATCCCCTCCGCGAACGCGGGACCGTGGTGCATCTGGAGACTCCGCACCACGGGATGGAAGTGGACCGGCAGTCGGCAACACTTCTGTACCGGGCGGCGCAGGAGCTCCTCAGCAATATCTACAAATTCGCCCAAGCATCGGCGGTGACGGTCCGGCTGGGCTGCGTCGCCCACGGCATCAGCCACGGTATTCAACTCAAAGTGACCGACGACGGCGGCGGCTTCGACATCCCGGACGCCACCGCTGGGCGCCACACCGGCATGGGACTGCGGCTCATGCGCCTCGCCGTAGGCTCGGCCGGCGGAGAGATGACTATCCACTCGGCCGCCGCAGGAACGTGTGTGACGATAACTTTGCCGCTGGACTAG
- a CDS encoding CsbD family protein, producing the protein MGWGDRIHIAAEKLHGRGKEAAGAATGNDRLRAEGKARHFRADLKQAGEKIRGAFRKH; encoded by the coding sequence ATGGGTTGGGGTGACAGGATCCATATCGCTGCCGAGAAACTCCACGGCAGGGGCAAGGAAGCAGCCGGTGCCGCCACCGGCAATGACCGGCTCCGGGCTGAGGGCAAGGCCCGCCACTTCCGGGCCGATCTGAAGCAGGCCGGCGAAAAGATCAGGGGCGCGTTCAGGAAGCACTGA
- a CDS encoding fumarylacetoacetate hydrolase family protein — protein sequence MVLTEHISTPEAALRAVDAATLQQARKVLAVHLSYPSRAAQRGRVPKEPSYFMKASSSLSLSGSAVERPAGTELLAFEGEIALIIGRTARRVGLEDAWSHVGAVTAANDLGVYDLKYADKGSNIRSKSGDGFTPLGPDLIPADRVDPGALRIRTWVNGELVQNDTTESLLFPFAQIIADLSQLMTLEPGDVILTGTPAGSSVAVPGDVMEVEVETLAHDGGAPLSSGRLTTTVVQGRGSFADYGSKPRITDQDRVEAFGSAAAAGLLPEAPVLTPELKAKLESVATATLSSQLRKRGLNNVSIDGLQSTRPERRVVGLARTLRYVPNREDLFKSHGGGFNAQKRAIDSVNEGDILVMEARGEKGTGTIGDILALRAQVRGAAAVITDGGVRDFTAVAGLDMVTYFANPHPAVLGRRHIPWDTDITIACGGATVQPGDIIVADADGILVIPPAIAAELVEDCIAQEQEEEFIFEMVRQGNSVDGLYPMNAQWQEKYTQWRAASRNR from the coding sequence ATGGTCTTGACCGAACATATCAGCACCCCGGAAGCGGCGCTTCGCGCCGTCGACGCGGCGACCCTGCAGCAGGCCCGCAAGGTCCTGGCCGTCCACCTCTCCTACCCGTCCAGGGCGGCCCAGCGCGGACGGGTCCCGAAGGAGCCGTCCTATTTCATGAAGGCATCCTCGTCCCTGAGCCTGTCGGGCTCGGCCGTGGAACGCCCCGCCGGGACCGAACTGCTCGCCTTCGAAGGCGAGATAGCGCTGATCATCGGACGGACGGCCCGGCGCGTCGGCCTCGAGGATGCGTGGAGCCATGTGGGCGCCGTCACGGCCGCCAATGACCTCGGCGTCTACGACCTCAAATACGCGGACAAGGGGTCGAACATCCGGTCAAAGAGCGGCGACGGTTTCACACCCCTCGGTCCGGACCTGATCCCCGCGGACAGGGTTGATCCGGGTGCCTTGAGGATCCGGACCTGGGTCAACGGCGAACTGGTGCAAAACGACACCACGGAGTCACTCCTTTTTCCGTTCGCGCAGATCATCGCCGACCTTTCGCAGCTCATGACCCTCGAACCCGGCGACGTGATCCTCACGGGCACTCCGGCCGGCTCTTCGGTGGCGGTGCCGGGCGACGTCATGGAAGTCGAGGTCGAGACGCTGGCGCACGACGGCGGCGCGCCGCTGAGCAGCGGCAGGCTCACGACGACCGTGGTCCAGGGACGGGGATCCTTTGCCGACTACGGTTCCAAGCCCAGGATCACCGACCAGGACCGGGTGGAAGCCTTCGGCTCCGCGGCGGCGGCAGGGCTGCTGCCGGAGGCCCCGGTCCTGACGCCGGAGCTGAAGGCCAAGCTGGAGTCCGTAGCCACCGCCACCCTGTCCTCCCAGCTGCGCAAGCGGGGCCTGAACAACGTCAGCATTGACGGGCTGCAGTCCACCCGTCCGGAGCGGCGGGTCGTCGGGCTGGCACGGACCCTGCGGTATGTACCCAACCGGGAAGACCTCTTCAAGAGCCACGGCGGAGGATTCAACGCCCAGAAACGCGCCATCGACTCGGTCAACGAGGGGGACATCCTCGTGATGGAAGCCCGCGGCGAAAAAGGAACGGGCACCATCGGCGACATCCTGGCGCTCCGTGCCCAGGTCCGCGGAGCGGCCGCCGTCATTACCGACGGGGGAGTGCGGGACTTTACCGCCGTCGCCGGCCTGGACATGGTGACCTACTTCGCCAACCCGCATCCGGCGGTCCTGGGACGCCGGCACATCCCGTGGGACACGGACATCACCATTGCCTGCGGCGGAGCCACTGTCCAGCCGGGCGACATCATCGTCGCCGACGCGGACGGCATCCTCGTCATTCCGCCGGCTATCGCCGCGGAACTGGTTGAGGACTGCATCGCCCAGGAGCAGGAGGAGGAGTTCATCTTCGAAATGGTCAGGCAGGGCAACAGCGTGGACGGTCTCTATCCGATGAATGCGCAGTGGCAGGAAAAGTACACCCAATGGCGTGCCGCCAGCCGGAACCGCTAG
- a CDS encoding GntR family transcriptional regulator → MTSVSTLEAAGPEGSKSEQAYRRLKERITGGELGPGYRLVLSTIARDIGVSVVPVREAIRRLEAEGLVTFERNVGATVAGVDPTLYLHTMQTLSIIEGAATALAAPLIDGEDIARARALNEELRGCLADFEPARFTRLNTEFHAILYGRCPNPHILDLVHRGWNRLGAMRTSTFNYVPGRAHQSVAEHAGLLDLIEAGGTAHEIEMAARAHRTNTLNAFLAQTHQPPSAL, encoded by the coding sequence ATGACCAGCGTCAGCACACTCGAAGCTGCCGGCCCCGAAGGCTCCAAGTCCGAGCAGGCCTACCGGCGGCTCAAGGAGCGCATCACCGGCGGAGAGCTTGGCCCGGGCTATCGCCTGGTGCTCAGCACGATTGCCCGGGATATCGGGGTCAGCGTGGTTCCGGTCCGTGAAGCCATCCGGCGGCTTGAAGCCGAAGGGCTGGTGACCTTCGAACGGAACGTAGGTGCCACGGTTGCCGGCGTTGATCCCACGCTCTACCTGCACACCATGCAGACCCTGAGCATCATCGAGGGGGCGGCCACCGCGCTCGCGGCCCCGCTGATCGATGGCGAGGACATCGCCCGTGCCCGGGCGCTGAACGAGGAACTGCGCGGGTGCCTGGCGGATTTCGAACCTGCCCGGTTCACCCGGCTGAACACCGAGTTCCACGCGATCCTCTACGGCCGCTGCCCCAATCCGCACATCCTCGACCTGGTCCACCGCGGCTGGAACCGGCTGGGCGCGATGCGGACCTCCACCTTCAACTACGTCCCCGGACGGGCCCACCAGTCGGTAGCGGAGCATGCCGGGCTGCTTGACCTCATCGAGGCCGGCGGAACCGCACACGAGATCGAAATGGCGGCCCGGGCCCACCGCACCAACACGCTGAACGCCTTCCTGGCGCAAACCCACCAACCGCCGTCGGCACTCTAA
- the hpaE gene encoding 5-carboxymethyl-2-hydroxymuconate semialdehyde dehydrogenase has translation MAEHYLPDNLPTHIRHFINGEFVDSINGATFEVLDPVTNVTYATAAAGQKEDIDAAVQAARKAFTSGPWPGMKPRERARILNRIADAVEAQEHRLAEMETFDTGLPITQAKGQALRAAENFRFFADLIVAQFDDAMKVPGAQINYVNRKPIGVAGLITPWNTPFMLESWKLAPALATGNTVVLKPAEFTPLSASLWADIFTAAGVPAGVFNLVNGLGEEAGDALVKHPDVPLISFTGETTTGQTIFRNAAENLKGLSMELGGKSPCVVFADADLDAAIDSALFGVFSLNGERCTAGSRILVERGIYEEFCDKYAARARNIVVGDPHDPKTEVGALVHPEHYKKVMNYVEIGKTEGRLLAGGGRPEGLPEGNYVAPTVFADVAPDARIFQEEIFGPVVAITPFDSDSEALELANGVKYGLAAYIWTQNLTRAHTFAQSMEAGMVWLNSHNVRDLRTPFGGVKSSGLGHEGGYRSIDFYTDQQAVHITLGSVHTPKFGHTPTSGA, from the coding sequence ATGGCCGAACACTACCTGCCTGACAACCTGCCCACCCACATCCGGCACTTCATCAACGGCGAATTCGTCGACTCCATCAACGGAGCCACGTTCGAGGTCCTGGACCCGGTCACCAACGTCACCTATGCGACGGCGGCGGCAGGACAGAAAGAGGACATCGACGCCGCGGTCCAGGCGGCCCGGAAGGCCTTCACCTCCGGCCCCTGGCCGGGAATGAAGCCGCGGGAACGCGCCCGGATCCTGAATAGGATCGCCGACGCCGTCGAGGCGCAGGAACACCGGCTCGCCGAGATGGAGACCTTCGACACCGGCCTGCCGATCACCCAGGCCAAGGGCCAGGCGCTCCGCGCGGCCGAGAACTTCCGCTTCTTTGCCGACCTGATCGTGGCGCAGTTCGACGACGCCATGAAGGTCCCCGGTGCGCAGATCAACTACGTGAACCGCAAGCCGATCGGCGTTGCCGGCCTGATCACGCCGTGGAACACCCCGTTTATGCTGGAGTCCTGGAAGCTCGCCCCGGCGCTGGCGACCGGCAACACCGTGGTCCTCAAGCCCGCCGAGTTCACGCCGCTGTCCGCCTCGCTGTGGGCGGATATCTTCACCGCCGCCGGCGTCCCGGCTGGCGTCTTCAACCTCGTCAACGGCCTCGGTGAAGAAGCCGGCGACGCCCTGGTCAAGCACCCGGACGTCCCGCTGATCTCCTTCACCGGCGAGACCACCACCGGCCAGACGATCTTCCGCAACGCCGCGGAAAACCTCAAAGGCCTGTCCATGGAGCTCGGCGGCAAGTCCCCGTGCGTGGTCTTCGCCGACGCCGACCTCGACGCCGCCATCGACTCCGCCCTGTTCGGAGTCTTCTCCCTCAACGGCGAGCGCTGCACCGCCGGCTCACGGATCCTGGTGGAGCGCGGCATCTACGAAGAGTTCTGCGACAAGTACGCCGCCCGGGCCAGGAATATCGTGGTGGGCGACCCCCACGATCCGAAGACCGAGGTCGGTGCCCTGGTCCACCCGGAGCACTACAAAAAGGTCATGAACTACGTCGAGATCGGCAAGACCGAGGGCCGGCTGCTGGCCGGCGGCGGACGGCCGGAAGGACTCCCGGAAGGGAACTACGTCGCCCCCACGGTGTTTGCCGACGTCGCCCCCGATGCCCGGATCTTCCAGGAGGAAATCTTCGGCCCCGTCGTCGCGATCACCCCCTTCGATTCCGACTCGGAAGCGCTGGAGCTGGCCAACGGCGTCAAGTACGGGCTGGCCGCCTATATCTGGACCCAGAACCTCACCCGGGCACATACCTTCGCGCAGAGCATGGAAGCCGGGATGGTGTGGCTGAATTCCCACAACGTGCGTGACCTCCGCACCCCCTTCGGCGGCGTCAAGTCCTCCGGGCTGGGACATGAGGGCGGCTACCGCTCGATCGACTTCTACACCGACCAGCAGGCCGTGCACATCACCCTCGGCAGCGTCCATACTCCCAAGTTCGGCCACACGCCCACATCCGGCGCCTAG